One region of Vespula vulgaris chromosome 9, iyVesVulg1.1, whole genome shotgun sequence genomic DNA includes:
- the LOC127066245 gene encoding protein no-on-transient A-like: MRRPGTLPASSGHHHRSSGGGGGGGGGGGGGGGGGGGGGPGGMSVEESSSSLNGTGDDRAVAGSGSTVPGASGSGNNGSTGRSHYSNLSLRRTPQPPQLPSRGNDCIDRMHGESRIQNGIPGHHPPPPLPSRHQSTCSQSSYPTLPVNGHGAHHYHHYPRERDKDRSSTRERNNRDRDAGAGGGGGGSGGGGGGGGLRADKHREAQLEMELHDGLDVAGIGTYRA; encoded by the coding sequence ATGCGTCGTCCGGGAACGCTGCCCGCGTCGAGCGGTCATCATCATCGCTCCAGCGgcggaggagggggagggggaggaggaggaggaggaggcggtggcggtggcggagGCGGTGGGCCAGGTGGAATGTCAGTCGAGGAGAGCTCATCGTCCTTGAACGGTACCGGTGATGATCGTGCCGTCGCCGGAAGCGGTTCCACCGTTCCCGGTGCTTCCGGTAGCGGCAATAACGGCAGCACCGGTAGATCGCATTATTCCAATCTCTCGCTACGCCGTACGCCACAGCCGCCTCAGCTGCCGTCGAGGGGCAACGATTGCATCGATAGGATGCACGGCGAGTCGAGGATTCAGAACGGAATACCCGGACACCATCCACCCCCGCCTCTACCCTCGAGGCACCAATCCACTTGCTCCCAATCCTCTTATCCGACGCTGCCCGTTAACGGACACGGAGCTCATCACTATCATCACTATCCCCGTGAGCGTGACAAGGATAGATCGTCGACGCGCGAGAGGAATAATCGTGACAGGGATGCTGGTGCAGGCGGAGGTGGAGGCGGAAgcggtggaggaggaggaggaggagggctTCGTGCCGACAAACATCGCGAGGCACAACTCGAGATGGAACTTCACGACGGTCTCGATGTTGCTGGCATTGGAACTTATCGAGCGTAA